One Streptomyces lincolnensis genomic region harbors:
- a CDS encoding ABC transporter substrate-binding protein, whose product MIRTYGARAAAGALAALLVLAGCSSKAKDSDSGDDGKAAAGGVKTGEGVSGKTITLGALTDMTGVYATLGKSVTQAQQLYVKQLNAAGGVCGYKVRLSVRDHGYDPQKAVSGYTELEPEVLGFAQFIGSPFVAAVKQRVDGQDKVLVLPQAWSAALLGSPYIRVIGSTYDIETMNAVDFLMKEKGIKKGDRIGHVYFEGDYGESALAGSRHIAGEAGLTVVEQKIKPTDNDMTAQVAALKQAGVKAIVISAGPRQAASLVGVAAAGGFDVPIIGNNSAFAPQLLATQAGPALAKNYYVSSPSLPIGADTPEAKKLVADYRAAYPKDSLDNGVVAGWTAASAFGEALKKACASKDLTRAGVDKALLSIDSFDVGFGIAQDFTDPAAPSSRQSVILQPDKSVTGGMKVVRDAGASEVAQAYTPGA is encoded by the coding sequence ATGATCAGGACGTACGGTGCCAGGGCCGCCGCGGGTGCCCTCGCGGCACTGCTCGTGCTGGCCGGATGCAGCTCGAAGGCCAAGGACTCCGACAGCGGGGACGACGGCAAGGCGGCCGCGGGCGGCGTGAAGACCGGCGAGGGCGTCTCCGGCAAGACGATCACGCTCGGCGCGCTCACCGACATGACCGGCGTCTACGCGACCCTCGGCAAGAGCGTCACCCAGGCCCAGCAGCTGTACGTGAAGCAGCTGAACGCCGCCGGTGGCGTCTGCGGCTACAAGGTCCGGCTGTCCGTCCGCGACCACGGCTACGACCCGCAGAAGGCCGTCTCCGGCTACACCGAGCTGGAGCCCGAGGTGCTGGGCTTCGCACAGTTCATCGGCTCGCCGTTCGTCGCCGCGGTCAAGCAGCGCGTCGACGGCCAGGACAAGGTCCTGGTGCTGCCGCAGGCGTGGTCGGCGGCGCTCCTCGGCAGCCCGTACATCCGGGTCATCGGCTCCACGTACGACATCGAGACGATGAACGCCGTCGACTTCCTGATGAAGGAGAAGGGGATCAAGAAGGGGGACAGGATCGGTCACGTGTACTTCGAGGGCGACTACGGCGAGAGCGCCCTGGCCGGCTCCCGGCACATCGCGGGGGAGGCCGGCCTGACCGTCGTGGAGCAGAAGATCAAACCGACCGACAACGACATGACCGCCCAGGTCGCGGCCCTGAAGCAGGCCGGCGTCAAGGCGATCGTCATCAGCGCGGGCCCGCGCCAGGCGGCCTCGCTCGTCGGTGTCGCCGCGGCGGGCGGTTTCGACGTGCCGATCATCGGCAACAACTCCGCCTTCGCGCCCCAGCTCCTCGCCACCCAGGCGGGCCCGGCCCTGGCGAAGAACTACTACGTCTCCTCGCCCTCGCTGCCCATCGGCGCGGACACCCCGGAGGCGAAGAAGCTCGTCGCCGACTACCGGGCGGCCTACCCGAAGGACTCCCTCGACAACGGCGTCGTCGCCGGCTGGACCGCCGCGTCGGCCTTCGGCGAGGCCCTGAAGAAGGCCTGCGCGAGCAAGGACCTCACCAGGGCGGGCGTCGACAAGGCCCTGCTGTCGATCGACTCCTTCGACGTCGGCTTCGGCATCGCCCAGGACTTCACCGACCCGGCGGCCCCGTCGTCCCGGCAGAGCGTGATCCTCCAGCCGGACAAGAGCGTGACGGGCGGCATGAAGGTCGTCCGGGACGCCGGAGCCTCCGAGGTGGCGCAGGCGTACACGCCGGGGGCATGA
- a CDS encoding class I SAM-dependent methyltransferase translates to MPGLVERLERGAGVADVGCGHGVADLLIGRRRPASTVTGFDAHEASIAKAIEAGSPDNVSFRVADAAGIGTGPYDVVVFFDSLHDLGDPPAALRRAHEVLADGGLLIAVEPWSTDRLEDGIGNPTVRIEYASSTALCTPGSPAQPGRYGLGNQGGPARRIRLLAEAGFREAGLAADTGFNLVLAAVK, encoded by the coding sequence GTGCCGGGGCTGGTGGAGCGGCTGGAGCGCGGGGCTGGGGTGGCCGACGTGGGGTGCGGCCACGGGGTGGCCGATCTGCTGATCGGGCGGCGCCGGCCGGCGTCCACGGTCACCGGCTTCGACGCGCACGAGGCGTCGATCGCCAAGGCCATCGAGGCGGGCAGCCCGGACAACGTCTCGTTCCGGGTGGCCGACGCCGCCGGGATCGGGACCGGCCCGTACGACGTGGTCGTCTTCTTCGACTCCCTGCACGACCTCGGCGACCCGCCCGCGGCCCTGCGCCGGGCCCACGAGGTGCTGGCCGACGGTGGGCTGCTGATCGCCGTGGAGCCCTGGTCGACGGACCGGCTGGAGGACGGCATCGGCAATCCGACGGTCCGGATCGAGTACGCCTCCTCGACCGCGCTGTGCACGCCGGGTTCGCCGGCCCAGCCGGGACGGTACGGCCTCGGCAACCAGGGCGGGCCCGCCCGCCGGATCCGACTGCTCGCCGAGGCGGGCTTCCGGGAGGCGGGTCTCGCCGCCGACACGGGGTTCAACCTGGTGCTCGCCGCGGTGAAGTGA
- the pssA gene encoding CDP-diacylglycerol--serine O-phosphatidyltransferase, with amino-acid sequence MPEAEEADDEEEMPLSLRLSIADTLTLGNATCGFMAVYFTTTGILIPHLTDSQESGMARNSAATAVILMLCAAVFDLFDGLVARKLRSSPMGAELDNLSDLVSFGLAPAYFVLVYGMVAADASQRVAAVGAIVVLLAVVLRLARFSCVTVKDGTFQGMPSPFGALTVVSIVLLELPFEATLMAILGTAWLMVSRVEYPKPRGILAVAMLGWIVSAMGLLAAWAFDAPGGQLLLQTGCALQLVMGAVIPLFATARRVHNFRDNRREARAAQLP; translated from the coding sequence GTGCCCGAGGCCGAGGAGGCCGACGACGAGGAGGAGATGCCCCTTTCTCTCCGCCTCTCAATAGCGGACACCCTCACCCTCGGCAACGCCACGTGCGGCTTCATGGCGGTGTACTTCACCACCACCGGCATCCTGATCCCGCACCTCACGGACAGCCAGGAGTCCGGCATGGCCCGCAACAGCGCGGCCACCGCCGTCATCCTGATGCTCTGTGCGGCGGTCTTCGACCTGTTCGACGGCCTGGTGGCGCGCAAGCTGCGCTCCTCGCCGATGGGCGCGGAGCTGGACAACCTCTCCGACCTGGTCAGCTTCGGCCTGGCACCGGCGTACTTCGTCCTCGTCTACGGCATGGTCGCCGCCGACGCCTCCCAGCGGGTGGCGGCGGTGGGGGCGATCGTGGTGCTCCTGGCGGTGGTACTCAGACTCGCGCGGTTCTCCTGTGTGACGGTGAAGGACGGCACCTTCCAGGGCATGCCGTCACCGTTCGGGGCACTGACCGTGGTCTCGATCGTGCTCCTTGAGCTGCCCTTCGAGGCGACGCTGATGGCCATCCTGGGGACGGCGTGGCTGATGGTGAGCCGGGTGGAGTACCCGAAGCCGCGCGGCATTCTCGCGGTGGCGATGCTCGGCTGGATCGTGTCGGCCATGGGCCTGCTGGCGGCCTGGGCGTTCGACGCACCGGGCGGACAGTTGCTTCTTCAGACGGGCTGTGCCCTCCAGCTGGTCATGGGCGCGGTGATCCCGCTGTTCGCCACGGCCCGCCGGGTGCACAACTTCCGTGACAACCGGCGTGAGGCACGGGCGGCCCAGCTGCCGTAG
- a CDS encoding phosphatidylserine decarboxylase — protein sequence MPHSQTSAPRDSLAGVRLARGASPWLLPTVATAALSLVRARKSGAAKAVAVPATALAAGMLWFFRDPEREIAPGRVISPADGVVQSIMPWKDGRTRVAIFMSPLNVHVNRAPLSGTVTSVEHIPGGFVPAFNKESENNERVVWHFDTELGDIEMIQIAGAVARRIVPYIPQGTKVEQGDRIGLIRFGSRVDIYLPEGVEVAVEVGQKTVAGVTRIDRD from the coding sequence ATGCCCCACAGCCAAACCTCTGCACCTCGCGACAGCCTGGCAGGCGTACGCCTCGCGCGCGGAGCATCGCCGTGGCTCCTCCCGACGGTCGCCACCGCAGCCCTCAGCCTGGTACGCGCGCGCAAGTCCGGCGCCGCCAAGGCCGTCGCCGTGCCCGCCACCGCGCTCGCGGCGGGCATGCTGTGGTTCTTCCGCGACCCCGAGCGCGAGATCGCCCCGGGCCGGGTCATCTCGCCCGCCGACGGAGTGGTGCAGAGCATCATGCCGTGGAAGGACGGCCGCACCCGCGTCGCGATCTTCATGAGCCCGCTCAATGTCCACGTCAACCGCGCGCCTCTCTCCGGCACGGTCACGTCCGTCGAGCACATCCCCGGCGGGTTCGTTCCGGCGTTCAACAAGGAGAGCGAGAACAACGAGCGCGTAGTCTGGCACTTCGACACCGAACTCGGCGACATCGAGATGATCCAGATCGCCGGTGCAGTGGCCCGCCGCATCGTGCCCTACATCCCGCAGGGCACGAAGGTGGAGCAGGGCGACCGCATCGGGCTGATCCGTTTCGGCTCGCGCGTCGACATCTACCTGCCCGAGGGCGTGGAGGTCGCGGTCGAGGTCGGCCAGAAGACCGTGGCTGGGGTGACTCGCATTGACCGTGATTGA
- a CDS encoding acyl-CoA dehydrogenase family protein: MARLAQTAGLTDIQQEILSTVRDFVDKEIIPVATGLEHRDEYPQQIVDGLKELGLFGLMIPEEYGGLGESLLTYALCVEEIARGWMSVSGIINTHFIVAYMLKQHGTQEQKDHFLPRMAAGEVRGAFSMSEPGLGSDVSAISSKAVRDGDEYVLNGQKMWLTNGGTSTLVAVLVRSDEGHSPEEAAAKPHKSMTTFLIEKEPGFGEVRPGLTIPGKIDKMGYKGVDTTELIMDDLRIPANRVLGGTTGRGFYQMMDGVEVGRVNVAARGCGVAQRAFELGVQYAQQRHTFGKPIAQHQAIQFKLAEMATKVEAAHAMMVNAARKKDSGERNDLEAGMAKYLASEYCKEVVEDAFRIHGGYGFSKEYEIERLYREAPMLLIGEGTAEIQKMIIGRRLLEEYRLQG; the protein is encoded by the coding sequence ATGGCGCGACTCGCCCAGACCGCCGGTCTGACCGACATCCAGCAGGAGATCCTCTCCACCGTCCGGGACTTCGTGGACAAGGAGATCATCCCGGTCGCGACCGGCCTGGAGCACCGCGACGAGTACCCGCAGCAGATCGTGGACGGGCTCAAGGAGTTGGGCCTGTTCGGCCTGATGATCCCCGAGGAGTACGGCGGTCTGGGCGAGTCGCTCCTGACGTACGCGCTGTGCGTGGAGGAGATCGCCCGCGGCTGGATGTCGGTGTCCGGCATCATCAACACCCACTTCATCGTGGCGTACATGCTCAAGCAGCACGGCACGCAGGAGCAGAAGGACCACTTCCTGCCGAGGATGGCGGCCGGCGAGGTGCGCGGCGCGTTCTCGATGTCGGAGCCGGGCCTCGGTTCGGACGTGTCTGCCATCAGTTCCAAGGCGGTCAGGGACGGCGACGAGTACGTCCTCAACGGCCAGAAGATGTGGCTGACGAACGGCGGAACGTCAACTCTGGTCGCCGTACTCGTCCGAAGTGACGAAGGACACTCCCCCGAAGAGGCGGCGGCCAAGCCTCACAAGTCGATGACGACCTTCCTGATCGAGAAGGAGCCCGGCTTCGGGGAGGTCCGCCCCGGCCTCACCATCCCCGGGAAGATCGACAAGATGGGCTACAAGGGTGTCGACACCACTGAGCTGATCATGGATGACCTGCGGATTCCGGCCAACCGTGTGCTGGGCGGCACCACGGGCCGGGGGTTCTACCAGATGATGGACGGCGTGGAGGTCGGCCGCGTCAACGTGGCTGCGCGTGGCTGTGGCGTCGCTCAGCGCGCCTTCGAACTCGGCGTCCAGTACGCCCAGCAGCGGCACACCTTCGGCAAGCCGATCGCCCAGCACCAGGCCATCCAGTTCAAGCTGGCCGAGATGGCTACCAAGGTCGAGGCCGCCCATGCGATGATGGTGAACGCGGCTCGCAAAAAGGACTCCGGGGAACGAAACGACCTTGAAGCAGGGATGGCGAAGTACCTCGCCTCCGAATACTGCAAGGAGGTCGTGGAGGACGCTTTCCGGATCCACGGCGGCTACGGCTTCTCCAAGGAGTACGAGATCGAGCGCCTCTACCGGGAGGCACCGATGCTGCTGATCGGTGAAGGTACCGCCGAGATCCAGAAAATGATCATCGGTCGCAGGCTGCTCGAAGAGTATCGACTCCAGGGCTAG
- a CDS encoding MaoC family dehydratase — protein sequence MQFGRTYEEFEVGAVYKHWPGKTVTEYDDHLFCLLTMNHHPLHMDSNYAEKTTDFGKNVVVGNYIYSLLLGMSVPDVSGKAIANLEIESLKHVAPTFHGDTIYGETTVLDKWPSKSKNDRGIVHVETKGYKQDGTLVCVFRRKVMVPTETYIKERGGEQPGRPQLREQEK from the coding sequence ATGCAGTTCGGACGCACCTACGAGGAGTTCGAGGTCGGGGCCGTCTACAAGCACTGGCCCGGCAAGACGGTCACGGAGTACGACGACCACCTCTTCTGCCTCCTTACCATGAACCACCACCCGCTCCACATGGACAGCAACTACGCGGAGAAGACGACGGACTTCGGCAAGAACGTCGTCGTCGGGAACTACATCTACTCGCTCCTGCTGGGCATGAGCGTGCCGGACGTCTCCGGCAAGGCGATCGCCAACCTGGAGATCGAGTCGCTCAAGCACGTGGCGCCGACCTTCCACGGCGACACGATCTACGGCGAGACGACCGTGCTCGACAAGTGGCCCTCGAAGTCGAAGAACGACCGCGGGATCGTCCACGTCGAGACCAAGGGCTACAAGCAGGACGGCACGCTGGTCTGCGTGTTCCGCCGCAAGGTGATGGTGCCGACCGAGACGTACATCAAGGAGCGCGGCGGCGAGCAGCCCGGCCGGCCCCAGCTGAGGGAGCAGGAGAAGTAG
- a CDS encoding HpcH/HpaI aldolase/citrate lyase family protein: MTVNRLRPRRSCLAVPGSNPRFLEKAQGLPADQVFLDLEDACAPLAKPEARHTIVKFLNEGDWTGKTRVVRVNDWTTEWTYRDVVTVVEGAGQNLDCIMLPKVQTAEQIVALDLLLTQIEKTMGFEVGKIGIEAQIENAQGLNNVNEIATASQRVETIIFGPADFMASINMKSLVVGEQPPGYPADAYHYILMKILMAARANDLQAIDGPYLQIRNLDGYREVAQRAAALGFDGKWVLHPGQVEASNEIFSPSQEDYDHAELILDAYDYYTSEAGGKKGSAMLGDEMIDEASRKMALVISGKGRAAGMRRTTKFEIPEA, encoded by the coding sequence ATGACCGTCAACCGTCTGCGTCCCCGTCGCTCGTGTCTCGCGGTCCCGGGAAGCAACCCCCGCTTCCTGGAGAAGGCGCAGGGCCTCCCGGCGGACCAGGTCTTCCTCGACCTGGAGGACGCGTGTGCGCCGCTCGCCAAGCCCGAGGCGCGGCACACCATCGTCAAGTTCCTCAACGAGGGCGACTGGACGGGCAAGACGAGGGTCGTACGCGTCAACGACTGGACGACCGAGTGGACGTACCGCGATGTCGTCACGGTCGTCGAGGGCGCCGGCCAGAACCTCGACTGCATCATGCTGCCGAAGGTGCAGACGGCCGAGCAGATCGTCGCCCTCGACCTCCTGCTGACCCAGATCGAGAAGACGATGGGCTTCGAGGTCGGCAAGATCGGCATCGAGGCGCAGATCGAGAACGCGCAGGGACTGAACAACGTCAACGAGATCGCGACGGCGTCCCAGCGCGTGGAGACGATCATCTTCGGCCCCGCCGACTTCATGGCGTCGATCAACATGAAGTCGCTGGTCGTGGGCGAGCAGCCGCCCGGCTACCCGGCGGACGCCTACCACTACATCCTGATGAAGATCCTGATGGCCGCCCGCGCCAACGACCTCCAGGCGATCGACGGCCCCTACCTCCAGATCCGCAACCTCGACGGCTACCGCGAGGTCGCTCAGCGCGCCGCCGCGCTCGGCTTCGACGGCAAGTGGGTGCTGCACCCGGGCCAGGTAGAGGCGTCCAACGAGATCTTCTCGCCGTCCCAGGAGGACTACGACCACGCCGAGCTGATCCTGGACGCGTACGACTACTACACGTCCGAGGCGGGCGGCAAAAAGGGCTCGGCGATGCTCGGCGACGAGATGATCGACGAGGCCAGCCGCAAGATGGCGCTCGTCATCTCCGGCAAGGGACGCGCGGCCGGCATGCGGCGCACCACCAAGTTCGAGATCCCGGAGGCGTGA
- a CDS encoding protein meaA, with translation MTERQKDRPWLMRTYAGHSTAEASNELYRRNLAKGQTGLSVAFDLPTQTGYDSDHVLARGEVGRVGVPIAHLGDMRRLFQDIPLEQMNTSMTINATAMWLLALYQVVAEEQGADITQLQGTTQNDIVKEYLSRGTHVFPPGPSLRLTTDMIAYTVSHLPKWNPINICSYHLQEAGATPVQEIAYAMSTAIAVLDAVRDSGQVPQERMGDVVARLSFFVNAGVRFVEEMCKMRAFGRIWDSITRERYGIENPKQRRFRYGVQVNSLGLTEAQPENNVQRIVLEMLAVTLSKDARARAVQLPAWNEALGLPRPWDQQWSLRIQQVLAYESDLLEYEDIFEGSKVIEAKVAGLVEESLAEIDRIQEMGGAMAAVESGYLKSQLVASHAVRRGRIESGQEKIVGVNIFEGTEPNPLTADLDTAIQTVDPAVEARVIASLQQWRDSRYQPPFNHPRPCKALEKLKEAARGTGNLMEATLECARAGATTGEWAGALREVFGEFRAPTGVSSAPVAVPAEEGSAMADVRRRVDLTAKDLGVGKLRFLVGKPGLDGHSNGAEQIAVRARDAGFEVVYQGIRLTPEQIVDAALAEDVHAVGLSILSGSHAQLVPDVLERLRVAGATDIPVIAGGIIPNGDAEQLRAAGVAAVFTPKDFDITGIIGRIVDEIRKANKLDPLEVPA, from the coding sequence ATGACTGAGCGTCAGAAGGACCGGCCGTGGCTCATGCGGACCTACGCCGGTCACTCCACGGCCGAGGCGTCCAACGAGCTGTACCGGCGCAACCTCGCCAAGGGCCAGACCGGCCTGTCGGTGGCGTTCGACCTGCCGACGCAGACCGGCTACGACTCCGACCACGTCCTCGCCCGCGGCGAGGTCGGCCGGGTCGGCGTGCCGATCGCGCACCTCGGTGACATGCGCCGGCTGTTCCAGGACATCCCCCTGGAGCAGATGAACACCTCGATGACCATCAACGCCACCGCCATGTGGCTGCTGGCGCTCTACCAGGTCGTCGCCGAGGAGCAGGGCGCCGACATCACCCAGCTCCAGGGCACGACCCAGAACGACATCGTCAAGGAGTACCTGTCCCGGGGGACGCACGTCTTCCCGCCGGGGCCCTCGCTCCGGCTGACGACGGACATGATCGCGTACACGGTCTCCCACCTCCCGAAGTGGAACCCGATCAACATCTGCAGCTACCACCTCCAGGAGGCGGGAGCCACACCGGTCCAGGAGATCGCGTACGCGATGTCCACCGCGATCGCCGTCCTCGACGCCGTGCGCGACTCCGGCCAGGTGCCGCAGGAGCGCATGGGCGATGTCGTGGCGCGCCTGTCGTTCTTCGTGAACGCGGGTGTCCGCTTCGTCGAGGAGATGTGCAAGATGCGGGCGTTCGGCCGCATCTGGGACAGCATCACGCGTGAGCGGTACGGCATCGAGAACCCCAAGCAGCGCCGCTTCCGCTACGGCGTCCAGGTCAACTCCCTGGGCCTGACGGAGGCGCAGCCGGAGAACAACGTCCAGCGGATCGTGCTGGAGATGCTGGCCGTGACCCTCTCCAAGGACGCACGCGCGCGTGCCGTGCAGCTGCCCGCCTGGAACGAGGCGCTGGGCCTGCCCCGCCCCTGGGACCAGCAGTGGTCGCTGCGCATCCAGCAGGTGCTGGCGTACGAGAGTGATCTGCTGGAGTACGAGGACATCTTCGAGGGCTCGAAGGTGATCGAGGCGAAGGTGGCGGGCCTGGTCGAGGAGTCGCTCGCCGAGATCGACCGCATCCAGGAGATGGGCGGCGCGATGGCGGCCGTCGAGTCCGGCTACCTCAAGTCGCAGCTGGTCGCCTCGCACGCCGTGCGCCGGGGCCGGATCGAGTCCGGCCAGGAGAAGATCGTCGGTGTCAACATCTTCGAGGGCACCGAGCCGAACCCGCTGACCGCCGACCTGGACACCGCGATCCAGACGGTGGACCCGGCGGTCGAGGCCCGTGTCATCGCCTCGCTCCAGCAGTGGCGGGACAGCCGCTACCAGCCTCCCTTCAACCACCCGCGGCCGTGCAAGGCGCTGGAGAAGCTGAAGGAGGCCGCCCGCGGCACCGGCAACCTCATGGAGGCCACCCTGGAGTGCGCCCGCGCCGGGGCGACGACCGGCGAGTGGGCCGGCGCCCTGCGCGAGGTGTTCGGCGAGTTCCGCGCGCCGACCGGTGTGTCGTCGGCGCCGGTCGCGGTCCCGGCGGAGGAGGGCTCGGCCATGGCCGACGTCCGCCGCAGGGTCGACCTGACGGCGAAGGACCTGGGCGTCGGCAAGCTGCGCTTCCTGGTCGGCAAGCCGGGCCTGGACGGGCACTCCAACGGCGCCGAGCAGATCGCCGTACGCGCGCGTGACGCCGGGTTCGAGGTGGTCTACCAGGGGATCCGGCTCACCCCGGAGCAGATCGTGGACGCGGCCCTCGCCGAGGACGTGCATGCGGTCGGCCTGTCGATCCTGTCCGGTTCGCACGCCCAGCTGGTGCCGGACGTGCTGGAACGGCTCCGTGTGGCCGGTGCCACAGATATACCCGTGATCGCCGGTGGCATCATCCCGAATGGAGATGCCGAGCAGCTCAGGGCCGCCGGAGTGGCCGCGGTGTTCACCCCGAAGGACTTCGACATCACCGGGATCATCGGCCGCATCGTCGACGAGATCCGGAAAGCGAACAAGCTCGACCCCCTGGAGGTCCCCGCATGA
- the ccrA gene encoding crotonyl-CoA carboxylase/reductase, translating into MKDILDAIQSPESTSADFAALPLPESYRAITVHKDETEMFAGLSTRDKDPRKSIHLDDVPVPELGPGEALVAVMASSVNYNSVWTSIFEPLSTFGFLERYGRTNDLAKRHDLPYHIIGSDLAGVVLRTGPGVNAWQPGDEVVAHCLSVELESSDGHNDTMLDPEQRIWGFETNFGGLAEIALVKSNQLMPKPDHLSWEEAAAPGLVNSTAYRQLVSRNGAGMKQGDNVLIWGASGGLGSYATQFALAGGANPICVVSSPQKAEICRAMGAEAIIDRTAEDYKFWKDEHHQDPREWKRFGKRIRELTGGEDVDIVFEHPGRETFGASVYVTRKGGTIVTCASTSGYNHEYDNRYLWMSLKRIIGSHFANYREAWEANRLIAKGKIHPTLSKVYSMEETGQAAYDVHRNLHQGKVGVLCLAPEEGLGVRDAEKRAQHIDAINRFRNI; encoded by the coding sequence GTGAAGGACATCCTGGACGCGATCCAGTCGCCCGAATCGACTTCGGCCGACTTCGCCGCTCTGCCGCTCCCCGAGTCGTACCGTGCCATCACCGTGCACAAGGACGAGACGGAGATGTTCGCGGGGCTCAGCACCCGCGACAAGGACCCCCGCAAGTCGATCCACCTCGACGACGTGCCGGTGCCGGAACTCGGCCCCGGCGAGGCCCTGGTGGCCGTCATGGCCTCCTCGGTCAACTACAACTCGGTGTGGACCTCGATCTTCGAGCCGCTGTCGACCTTCGGGTTCCTGGAGCGCTACGGCCGCACCAACGACCTGGCCAAGCGCCACGACCTGCCGTACCACATCATCGGCTCCGACCTCGCGGGTGTCGTCCTGCGCACCGGTCCCGGCGTCAACGCCTGGCAGCCCGGTGACGAGGTCGTCGCGCACTGCCTGTCCGTGGAGCTGGAGTCCTCGGACGGCCACAACGACACGATGCTCGACCCCGAGCAGCGCATCTGGGGCTTCGAGACCAACTTCGGCGGGCTCGCCGAGATCGCGCTCGTCAAGTCCAACCAGCTGATGCCGAAGCCCGATCACCTCTCGTGGGAGGAGGCGGCCGCGCCCGGGCTGGTCAACTCCACCGCCTACCGGCAGCTGGTCTCCCGCAACGGCGCCGGCATGAAGCAGGGCGACAACGTCCTGATCTGGGGCGCGAGCGGCGGACTCGGGTCGTACGCCACGCAGTTCGCGCTGGCCGGTGGCGCCAACCCGATCTGTGTCGTCAGCAGTCCCCAGAAGGCGGAGATCTGCCGGGCGATGGGCGCCGAGGCGATCATCGACCGCACCGCCGAGGACTACAAGTTCTGGAAGGACGAACACCACCAGGACCCGCGCGAGTGGAAGCGCTTCGGCAAGCGCATCCGCGAACTCACCGGCGGCGAGGACGTCGACATCGTCTTCGAGCACCCGGGTCGCGAGACCTTCGGCGCCTCGGTCTATGTCACCCGCAAGGGCGGCACCATCGTCACCTGCGCCTCGACCTCGGGCTACAACCACGAGTACGACAACCGCTACCTGTGGATGTCCCTGAAGCGGATCATCGGCTCGCACTTCGCCAACTACCGCGAGGCCTGGGAGGCCAACCGGCTCATCGCGAAGGGCAAGATCCACCCGACGCTGTCCAAGGTGTACTCCATGGAGGAGACCGGGCAGGCCGCCTACGACGTGCACCGCAACCTCCACCAGGGCAAGGTCGGCGTGCTGTGCCTGGCACCCGAGGAGGGCCTCGGTGTGCGCGACGCGGAGAAGCGCGCCCAGCACATCGACGCCATCAACCGCTTCCGCAACATCTGA